One Fusarium poae strain DAOMC 252244 chromosome 4, whole genome shotgun sequence DNA window includes the following coding sequences:
- the ERG6_2 gene encoding Delta(24)-sterol C-methyltransferase (TransMembrane:1 (o406-431i)~BUSCO:19268at5125), which produces MGYLYYLLHPYQLRSIIQWKVWHDPVHERDPSTESPELQECFRYLNLTSRSFATVIQELNHELLVPITLFYLCLRGLDTIEDDMTLPLEKKIPLLRNFHNTMEVDGWQFHESQEKDKELLEHFDVVITELQKIKSPYHKIIREMTEKMGNGMADYAENEEMIKNGVQTVEEYELYCHYVAGLVGEGLTRLFVESELANPKLSERPSLTESMSQFLQKTNIIRDLHEDWQDGRRWYPKEIWSQHVDNWEDLFDPRYETKAVEVISHMVLDALKHCEECLFYMAGIKDQSVFNFVAIPEGMAIATLELCFRNPDVLKKNIKITKGDACKIMFECTQNLYTVCEVFKRYARKIAKKNDPRDPNFLAISAQCAKIEQFIETLFPKQDPKKLTLTQNQAQNKEPTMDAGEAVVLFGVVIAALVCISGLMLGTAWFFGARFDHIFREASVFLPGREKATPMITGHEEL; this is translated from the exons ATGGGTTACCTTTACTATCTTCTACACCCCTACCAACTTCGGTCCATTATTCAATG GAAGGTCTGGCATGATCCCGTCCACGAGCGAGACCCCAGCACCGAGTCACCGGAGCTGCAAGAATGCTTCCGTTACCTCAACTTGACAAGTCGTAGTTTTGCGACTGTCATTCAAGAGCTGAACCACGAACTTCTCGTCCCCATCACTCTGTTCTACCTCTGCCTCCGTGGCCTAGACACCATCGAGGATGACATGACCCTGCCTCTAGAGAAGAAGATTCCTCTTCTTCGAAACTTCCATAACACTATGGAAGTGGATGGTTGGCAATTCCATGAGAGTCAagagaaggacaaggagCTGTTGGAGCACTTTGATGTCGTCATCACAGAACTCCAGAAGATCAAGTCCCCCTATCACAAGATCATCAGGGAGATGACTGAGAAGATGGGCAACGGCATGGCTGACTACGCCGAGAACGAGGAGATGATCAAGAACGGTGTGCAAACGGTTGAGGAGTACGAACTGTACTGCCACTACGTTGCGGGTCTCGTCGGTGAGGGCCTAACACGCCTCTTCGTCGAATCAGAGCTTGCCAACCCCAAGCTTTCCGAGCGTCCTTCTCTTACCGAGTCCATGTCCCAGTTCCTCCAGAAGACAAACATCATTCGAGATCTTCACGAAGACTGGCAAGATGGTCGAAGGTGGTACCCCAAGGAGATCTGGAGCCAGCACGTGGACAACTGGGAAGACCTTTTCGACCCTCGTTACGAAACCAAGGCTGTCGAGGTTATATCCCACATGGTTCTCGACGCACTAAAGCACTGTGAAGAGTGCCTCTTCTACATGGCGGGCATCAAGGACCAAAGTGTTTTCAACTTTGTCGCTATTCCTGAAGGAATGGCCATTGCAACACTGGAACTTTGTTTCCGTAACCCTGATGTTCTCAAGAAGAACATCAAGATCACAAAGGGCGATGCATGCAAGATCATGTTCGAGTGCACACAGAACCTCTACACTGTGTGCGAGGTCTTCAAGCGATATGCTCGTAAGATCGCCAAGAAGAACGACCCTCGCGACCCCAACTTCCTTGCCATCAGTGCTCAATGTGCAAAG ATCGAGCAATTCATCGAGACCTTGTTCCCCAAGCAAGATCCCAAGAAGCTTACTCTTACTCAAAACCAAGCACAAAATAAGGAGCCCACCATGGATGCTGGCGAGGCCGTTGTTCTCTTCGGCGTTGTCATTGCAGCCTTGGTTTGTATTTCGGGTCTCATG CTTGGCACCGCTTGGTTCTTTGGAGCTAGGTTCGATCACATCTTTAGGGAAGCCAGCGTCTTCCTACCGGGTCGCGAGAAGGCCACCCCCATGATTACGGGTCACGAAGAATTGTAA
- a CDS encoding hypothetical protein (BUSCO:26882at5125), protein MVVDTAYYDTLGVQPTATELEIKKAYRKMAIVHHPDKNPNDPTAHEKFQAIGEAYQVLSDSDLRAAYDKFGKDSARPQEGFADPAEFFSSIFGGEAFVDWIGEISLMKDLTTTMDITMQEEEAATAEAAAAEAAGEEFPGTEEAKKESMKDQEKKAEEKTAADAEQHAGAPPPAYTAASVSDDKETKPASPAAAPAAAAPPAAGLSTEAPQRSDATSPAPSSSSRNRTQIPLRPALMDKSHSDLLESEAKGELTEEELKNKEKKKGGLTKEQREQLAAYEKERAKIRQERVDTLARKLLDRLSVWTETDKGADVTKAFQEKMRLEVENLKMESFGIDILHAIGQTYVSKASGLLRSQKFFGIGGFFSRLRDKGTLVKETWNTISSAIDAQQTMEDMAKMEEKGGEDWTDEKRAEYERRVTGKILTAAWRGSKFEIQSVLREVCDSILNDKKVHLNKRLERAQALVLIGDVFIRAERSPEEEGDYLVFEQLVAEAAIKKDKEEDHKKKDRKSFHLHRDKDKEPAAASTP, encoded by the exons ATGGTTGTCGATACCGCTTATTACGACACCTTGGGCGTTCAGCCAACAGCCACTGAGCtggagatcaagaaggcttATCGCAAGATGGCTATTGTCCATCACCCAG ATAAGAACCCCAATGATCCTACCGCACACGAAAAGTTCCAGGCCATCGGTGAGGCCTATCAGGTCCTGTCCGATTCCGACCTACGAGCAGCATACGACAAGTTTGGAAAAGATTCTGCCAGACCACAGGAAGGCTTCGCCGACCCCGCCGAGTTCTTCAGCTCCATTTTCGGAGGCGAGGCCTTCGTCGACTGGATTGGTGAGATTAGCCTTATGAAGGACCTTACAACGACCATGGATATTACAAtgcaagaggaagaggctgcCACCGCTGAAGCCGCCGCCGCTGAGGCTGCTGGAGAGGAATTCCCCGGAACCgaagaggccaagaaggagagCATGAAGGaccaggagaagaaggctgaagAGAAAACTGCAGCTGACGCAGAGCAACATGCTGGCGCACCTCCTCCTGCTTACACTGCTGCCTCCGTGAGTGACGATAAGGAAACCAAGCCTGCTTcacctgctgctgctcccgCCGCCGCTGCCCCTCCGGCCGCTGGCCTTTCCACCGAGGCTCCTCAACGATCCGATGCCACATCTCCCGCTCCCTCGTCGAGCTCCCGCAACCGAACTCAGATTCCCCTCCGACCCGCATTGATGGACAAGTCCCACTCGGACCTCCTCGAGTCCGAGGCCAAGGGCGAACTCACAGAAGAAGAGCTTAAgaacaaggaaaagaagaagggtggTCTGACCAAGGAACAGCGGGAACAGCTTGCAGCTTACGAGAAGGAGCGCGCCAAGATTCGACAGGAGCGTGTCGATACCCTCGCCCGAAAGCTCCTCGACCGTCTCAGCGTGTGGACAGAGACTGACAAGGGTGCCGATGTGACCAAGGCATTCCAGGAGAAGATGCGCCTCGAGGTTGAGAATTTGAAGATGGAGTCTTTCGGTATTGACATTCTGCATGCCATCGGTCAAACTTACGTCTCCAAGGCTTCAGGTCTCCTCCGCAGCCAAAAGTTCTTTGGTATCGGCGGTTTCTTCAGCAGACTTCGCGACAAGGGCACGCTTGTCAAGGAGACATGGAACACCATCAGCAGCGCCATCGACGCCCAGCAGACTATGGAGGATATGGCCaagatggaggagaaggGTGGTGAGGACTGGACCGACGAGAAGCGCGCCGAGTACGAGAGACGTGTGACTGGCAAGATTCTTACTGCGGCATGGAGGGGCAGCAAGTTTGAGATTCAGAGTGTCTTGCGCGAGGTTTGCGACAGCATCCTGAACGACAAGAAGGTCCACCTCAACAAGCGACTAGAGCGCGCACAAGCTCTGGTCCTTATCGGTGACGTCTTTATCAGG GCTGAGCGATCTCCTGAGGAGGAGGGCGACTACCTTGTCTTTGAGCAACTCGTTGCTGAGGCCGCTATCAAGAAGGACAAAGAAGAGGAccacaagaagaaggaccgCAAGTCCTTCCACCTCCACagagacaaggacaaggagccCGCCGCCGCCTCGACGCCTTAA
- a CDS encoding hypothetical protein (BUSCO:23733at5125), which translates to MRTLNTINSSSSRPTSPGLSVSQPRTRRPLTPSANDKLVTSSKPLPKTRSQATTGKNQVQAQAQAQARPRFSSAGNTRTSPSLGFHNPNQQHVLSVTATITSTRSTSSSSAPPITKMAPSESRHRPPQLSASAAKTVGRTPLTPKIASTSKGSALGAPPLVRRSTQGLSAVASHRDETAVTPRSGSRQSRNNSNTTTPSGTPNLDQESWNPRNSLTSIGRLSRAESPADPDAKFFRASDAPTSSQPSGRPSIGSQKSNNFFHASKATSEFKKATSPSAAPYTSASNAAPEPLASKFFYANGVDLDLDLKPTSANASSSKLQSKRPSTSSSTNPSNNSQPSRPHSPTKNPQPNPSILKNAGAPGLSGRPQVVSPLQIASPPPLAPAASITAKRRVSIESAPKKQRGHARAGSVPNFDHANSPRLPMSPARRQHELSPPSSPGTIQPALTMASILQMAEDISDEEEEEDEEKDTQDNASQPDLQSPTKSSHGEPVNDLVANARRERKVQDLQITNASLEAINRTLERQMRKQQAEIRRFRRLSRSGRLSAVASAASSRVTSAALTDVPISLSDLSEEEDSEPPSEDEDSLDESDMSTDSVSAPLDPNDEKAMEKAMTRRKRDEDRLQLDLSKHRDILVDSQKINQSIKRCLNWTEVLIKEGQKALEYKVRVTDVELGGQILPPLNDDEDDDLSEIDDFGSDPGSPVDEPPLPWEKSSQDRDSGIELQPDSS; encoded by the coding sequence ATGCGCACTCTAAACACCATCAACTCGTCATCTTCTCGTCCTACATCTCCAGGTCTATCCGTCTCTCAGCCTCGCACTCGACGTCCCCTGACCCCTTCGGCAAACGATAAACTAGTCACCTCGTCTAAACCTCTCCCAAAGACTAGATCCCAGGCCACTACTGGAAAGAACCAGGTTCAGGCCCAGGCTCAAGCTCAGGCTCGTCCCCGATTCTCCTCGGCTGGCAACACTCGCACGTCGCCATCCCTTGGCTTCCACAACCCGAACCAACAACATGTTCTTTCAGTAACCGCAACAATTACCTCGACCCGTTCTACCTCGTCGAGTTCCGCACCTCCTATCACCAAAATGGCCCCTAGCGAATCGAGACATCGTCCCCCGCAACTCAGCGCATCTGCTGCAAAGACGGTCGGACGAACGCCCCTGACGCCCAAGATTGCCTCGACATCAAAGGGCTCTGCATTGGGTGCACCTCCTTTAGTTCGAAGATCGACCCAGGGACTATCTGCTGTTGCGTCGCATCGAGACGAAACTGCCGTCACTCCCCGATCTGGCAGTCGACAAAGCCGTAACAATAGCAACACCACTACTCCCAGTGGAACACCGAATTTGGACCAAGAAAGTTGGAATCCGCGAAACTCTTTGACCTCGATAGGGAGGTTGTCGCGAGCTGAATCTCCCGCAGATCCAGATGCCAAATTCTTTCGTGCTAGCGACGCTCCAACTTCATCACAGCCGTCCGGCCGCCCTTCAATAGGCTCTCAAAAATCGAACAACTTCTTTCATGCCAGTAAAGCAACCTCGGAATTCAAGAAAGCCACTAGTCCTTCTGCCGCGCCATATACCTCAGCATCAAACGCCGCACCCGAGCCTTTAGCTTCAAAGTTCTTTTATGCTAATGGCgtcgaccttgaccttgacctaAAACCTACTTCAGCCAATGCCTCCAGCTCGAAGCTGCAGTCCAAGCGTCCAAGCACCAGCAGTTCAACAAATCCCTCAAATAACTCGCAACCTTCGAGGCCACACTCTCCTACCAAGAATCCTCAGCCAAATCCTTCCATCCTCAAGAATGCGGGTGCGCCTGGACTTAGCGGCAGACCGCAAGTAGTGTCACCGCTTCAGATAGCTTCTCCACCGCCATTAGCTCCTGCGGCGTCCATCACTGCCAAAAGACGGGTCAGCATTGAGTCGGCACCTAAAAAGCAAAGAGGTCATGCGAGAGCCGGCAGCGTGCCAAATTTTGATCATGCTAATTCGCCCAGGCTGCCCATGTCACCAGCTCGGCGGCAGCATGAACTTTCACCCCCCAGTAGCCCTGGCACGATACAGCCGGCTTTGACAATGGCATCGATTCTTCAGATGGCCGAGGACATcagcgatgaagaagaagaagaggatgaagaaaagGACACCCAGGACAATGCGTCCCAGCCTGACCTTCAGAGCCCTACCAAGTCCAGCCATGGTGAGCCCGTGAACGATCTGGTGGCTAATGCTCGAAGGGAACGAAAGGTGCAGGATTTGCAAATTACAAACGCCTCTCTCGAAGCCATCAATCGCACTCTAGAAAGACAAATGCGAAAGCAGCAGGCTGAGATTCGCAGATTCCGGCGACTATCCAGGTCAGGTCGGCTGTCTGCCGTTGCTTCAGCTGCCTCTAGCCGAGTAACCTCTGCAGCATTGACGGATGTCCCTATCAGTCTGTCCGATCTCAGCGAAGAGGAAGACTCAGAACCCCCTTCTGAAGACGAAGACTCGCTCGACGAATCTGATATGTCAACCGATTCCGTCTCAGCTCCTCTTGACCCGAATGATGAGAAGGCCATGGAGAAGGCTATGACGCGACGAAAGCGGGATGAAGATCGACTGCAGCTCGACTTGTCCAAGCACCGCGACATTCTCGTTGATAGCCAAAAGATAAACCAGAGCATCAAGCGATGTCTCAACTGGACCGAGGTTCTCATCAAAGAGGGCCAGAAGGCTTTAGAATACAAGGTCCGCGTCACAGATGTCGAGTTAGGTGGCCAGATATTGCCTCCTCTTaatgacgacgaagacgacgatctGTCCGAGATTGATGATTTCGGATCTGATCCCGGCAGTCCGGTGGATGAACCCCCTCTGCCTTGGGAAAAGAGCTCACAGGACCGTGATAGTGGCATTGAGTTGCAGCCAGACAGCAGTTAA
- a CDS encoding hypothetical protein (BUSCO:14852at5125) yields MWILENTEAFEGRKLWLRPGKTYLFGRTAAEPGQLAISHNTISRKHLTVTVSPVEPGQSHNPSSRSTLTIEDLATKIGTVVNGEKIKGTQKVVEGDKAEFTMGKCPNKFCISWEPIVFAFSFTSKELQTDPLATLRERFEQLDIKIVHEYVNTTTHVVSKKRNTAKGLQALINGKHIVTETFLDAVVEAGTLPEGAEPTELSPLEQDLVQNWPDALQHLPPRGGEPVQHPDSTYAPDTGRRDIFEGYTFIFYDQVQYNNLLAPVTSGGGKALIRKVIPMETEVDEFVQYVKGVAGEKGLGAFDDGSEGKGVVVVRFIPSKGDTIDWYVEFFQTVSLRLDHRPIEQSEFLEAILIKDASILRRPLEVESSHNTQEPNHTQQEAEVSDGSQNLNMQAQAPQPAEETQTASRRGRTRKTIKRRFAGFDDESDVDMDSIPPAPAPAPEPAPVPASKPRTRPTTQLQPEEEGLFVSQELDNPLEPQPSSNTHSSQRKRKASPIPEDGLMDGMTTAAEKFKRQRIERGDDMDELPEQMEVQKEETVPTPKKKIKKEFDILAMAAQNKEKEEARARAEKEDLANLPDDVDLAEIRRLNIVEHMEVRQPVQSRTREQDIRDGRWNPKWNGMKNFKKFRPRGEVAGRQPARTIVPLIQVKTKEFGVGDDYWLEDESIDRRKSNPSRETQPSAPSPTPVPAPTRSQKRTVPTIISDSSDEEDSGITQRSSAPATRTRGAQAAASQSQSQANTKSQASRTTATSQGSKRSAAEPAAGQRPPKQARPTRKTMEIAESDDSDDELKFRFGKRR; encoded by the exons ATGTGGATCCTGGAGAATACCGAGGCCTTTGAAG GCCGAAAGCTATGGTTGCGACCAGGGAAAACATATTTATTTGGCCGAACCGCAGCAGAAC CTGGCCAATTGGCTATATCGCACAACACCATCTCACGCAAGCACTTGACTGTCACAGTCAGCCCCGTCGAACCGGGCCAGTCGCACAATCCCTCGAGCCGCTCTACCCTCACCATAGAAGACCTCGCGACCAAAATTGGCACCGTCGTCAATGGAGAAAAAATAAAGGGTACACAAAAGGTAGTCGAGGGAGACAAGGCTGAGTTTACTATGGGAAAATGCCCAAACAAATTTTG CATCTCGTGGGAACCAATCGTCTTCGCATTTTCGTTTACTAGCAAGGAACTTCAGACGGACCCTTTGGCAACCCTTAGAGAGAGATTTGAACAGCTCGATATCAAGATCGTACACGAATACGTCAACACCACAACACATGTGGTTTCCAAAAAGCGAAATACTGCAAAGGGACTGCAAGCCCTGATAAATGGAAAGCATATCGTCACAGAGACTTTCCTCGACGCTGTGGTTGAAGCAGGGACTTTACCAGAAGGTGCAGAGCCTACGGAGCTAAGCCCACTGGAACAAGACTTGGTTCAAAACTGGCCCGATGCCCTGCAGCACTTACCTCCCAGAGGTGGTGAGCCTGTACAGCATCCCGACTCGACGTATGCCCCAGACACGGGACGGAGAGATATTTTCGAGGGGTACACTTTCATCTTCTACGACCAGGTTCAGTACAACAATCTGCTAGCACCCGTTACGAGTGGCGGCGGCAAGGCGTTGATACGTAAAGTTATACCGATGGAAACTGAAGTGGACGAGTTTGTACAATATGTCAAGGGTGTTGCCGGAGAAAAAGGCCTCGGCGCTTTTGACGACGGCAGTGAGGGTAAAGGCGTTGTGGTCGTTCGCTTTATACCCTCGAAAGGAGATACCATCGACTGGTATGTTGAGTTCTTTCAGACTGTGTCTTTAAGATTGGATCATCGTCCCATTGAGCAGAGTGAATTCCTGGAGGCAATTCTCATCAAGGACGCGAGTATTCTTCGACGACCTCTTGAAGTCGAGTCTTCACACAACACTCAGGAACCAAACCACACTCAACAAGAAGCCGAAGTATCAGACGGCTCACAAAACCTCAACATGCAAGCTCAAGCCCCACAGCCAGCTGAAGAGACACAAACCGCATCTCGTCGAGGCAGAACGAGGAAAACAATCAAAAGACGGTTCGCAGGGTTTGACGATGAGAGTGATGTTGATATGGACAGTATCCCTCCGGCCCCAGCCCCAGCCCCAGAACCGGCTCCAGTACCCGCGTCTAAGCCTAGGACCCGACCTACTACACAACTGCAACCAGAGGAAGAAGGATTGTTTGTTTCCCAGGAATTGGATAACCCCCTCGAGCCTCAGCCATCTAGCAACACTCATTCATCgcaaaggaagagaaaagcCTCACCGATACCTGAAGATGGTCTCATGGATGGTATGACAACAGCGGCAGAGAAATTCAAGCGTCAGCGAATAGAAAGAGGCGATGACATGGACGAGTTACCTGAGCAAATGGAGGTTCAGAAGGAAGAGACAGTCCCGACACCAAAGAAgaaaatcaagaaagagttCGATATTCTGGCAATGGCTGCTcagaacaaagaaaaggaagaagcccGTGCTCGAGCAGAGAAAGAAGACCTGGCAAATCTGCCCGACGACGTTGATCTTGCAGAGATTCGCAGGCTTAACATTGTGGAACACATGGAAGTGCGACAGCCCGTCCAAAGTCGCACTAGAGAACAAGATATCCGTGATGGAAGATGGAACCCTAAATGGAATGGGATGAAGAACTTCAAAAAATTCAGACCGAGAGGCGAGGTAGCCGGACGACAACCAGCGAGGACCATTGTGCCCCTGATACAAGTCAAGACCAAGGAGTTTGGCGTTGGTGATGACTACTGGCTTGAGGATGAGTCAATCGATCGCAGGAAGAGTAACCCAAGCAGAGAGACACAGCCCTCAGCCCCATCGCCAACTCCTGTTCCTGCCCCAACACGCTCTCAAAAACGAACTGTCCCCACCATTATATCTGACAGCAGTGACGAAGAGGACAGTGGAATTACGCAGCGATCATCAGCGCCGGCAACACGAACACGCGGAGCGCAAGCCGCAGCGTCGCAGTCACAATCCCAAGCCAACACAAAGAGCCAAGCATCCCGGACCACTGCCACCAGCCAGGGAAGCAAACGATCTGCAGCAGAGCCTGCTGCAGGACAGAGGCCTCCAAAACAGGCGCGACCAACGAGAAAGACTATGGAAATCGCCGAAAGTGATGATAGTGACGATGAGCTCAAGTTTCGGTTTGGCAAGAGACGGTAG
- a CDS encoding hypothetical protein (TransMembrane:12 (o71-100i112-132o144-162i174-195o201-225i232-252o279-300i312-333o339-358i365-383o403-423i430-453o)): MADPEEKKTSQPPENDMGQTRRSQDTTTTEEGVITQVQQNQQISTSEKDNNGGDMFPPQNDVPPPPPNGGYGWVCTACVAIINAHTWGLNSSYGVFLAYYIQNDTFPGATSLHYAFVGSLSIACAMLISPLATMCVRDFGTKPTLFFGIILETASLICASFASKIYQLFLTQGVLFGLGMGFLFVPSVGIVPQWFTTRRSLANGISAAGSGLGGLLYSLAAGAIIRNISLQWAYRILGIIVFVVNIICTILVKDRNKIVGSRQAPFDLSLFKRPEFHLLLGYGWFSMLGYVVLIFSLANFANFIGLDASQAAMVSAIFNLGQGVGRPFIGYFSDRTGRINMACATTWLAAILVFAIWINAKSYGLLLFFTIVGGAMAGTYWATVGPVTAEVVGLADVPAALNLTWLVISLPCTFSTPIALQIVAGTGKYIGAQIFVGFMYIAGGLCLFFLRGWKIGEIAEISRAANHDPDEITRVRSQASGAISIKSRRVGRKKMLGECYKPGKV, translated from the coding sequence ATGGCAGATccggaagagaaaaagacgaGCCAACCTCCAGAGAACGATATGGGTCAGACGAGGAGGAGTCAAGATACTACCACGACTGAAGAAGGCGTCATTACTCAAGTCCAGCAGAACCAACAAATCTCAACCTCGGAGAAGGATAACAATGGAGGAGACATGTTTCCCCCTCAGAACGATGTTCCACCTCCGCCACCGAATGGAGGATATGGATGGGTTTGTACAGCCTGCGTCGCCATCATCAATGCTCATACCTGGGGTCTCAATTCGTCTTATGGAGTCTTTCTCGCCTATTACATCCAAAACGACACATTCCCTGGCGCGACTTCTCTCCACTATGCCTTTGTAGGATCCCTAAGTATCGCATGCGCCATGTTGATATCCCCTCTTGCTACCATGTGCGTGCGAGACTTTGGCACGAAGCCAACTCTTTTCTTCGGCATCATCCTCGAAACTGCTAGTCTCATATGCGCCAGCTTTGCCTCCAAAATCTACCAGTTGTTCCTCACACAAGGTGTTCTGTTTGGTCTCGGCATGGGTTTCCTTTTCGTTCCCAGCGTTGGTATTGTTCCTCAGTGGTTCACTACTCGTCGATCTCTTGCAAACGGTATCTCAGCTGCTGGATCTGGTCTTGGTGGTCTTCTTTACTCCTTGGCGGCCGGAGCTATCATCCGAAATATCAGTCTTCAATGGGCATATAGGATCCTTGGCAttatcgtcttcgtcgttaATATCATCTGTACCATCCTCGTCAAAGACCGTAACAAGATCGTTGGCTCTCGACAAGCTCCGTTCGACCTCAGTCTCTTCAAGCGCCCCGAGTtccacctcctcctcggctACGGTTGGTTCAGCATGCTGGGATATGTCGTTCTCATCTTCAGTTTAGCCAACTTTGCCAACTTTATCGGCCTCGATGCTTCTCAAGCAGCCATGGTTAGTGCCATCTTCAACTTGGGGCAGGGTGTCGGTCGACCGTTCATCGGATACTTCAGTGATCGGACAGGACGCATCAACATGGCCTGCGCGACTACCTGGCTAGCTGCAATCCTTGTCTTCGCAATTTGGATCAATGCAAAGTCATACGGGCTTTTGCTCTTCTTCACCATTGTTGGAGGTGCCATGGCCGGAACATACTGGGCGACTGTTGGACCGGTCACAGCCGAAGTTGTCGGTCTCGCCGACGTCCCTGCCGCCCTCAACCTGACATGGCTTGTTATCAGCTTGCCTTGCACGTTCAGTACGCCAATCGCACTACAGATCGTCGCAGGCACCGGAAAGTACATCGGTGCTCAAATCTTTGTTGGCTTTATGTACATCGCTGGAGGACTATGCCTGTTCTTCCTTCGTGGATGGAAAATTGGTGAAATCGCAGAGATATCTCGCGCTGCAAACCACGATCCTGATGAGATTACCCGGGTTAGGTCCCAGGCAAGCGGTGCTATCAGTATCAAGAGTAGGAGGGTTGGACGGAAGAAGATGCTGGGCGAGTGCTATAAGCCTGGTAAGGTCTAG
- a CDS encoding hypothetical protein (TransMembrane:4 (o12-31i337-356o362-384i396-413o)): MSYSFLSETGVLALSIILITLSTIRWFGLLIHHRGRMAYRFTPRRGFFYNIFQTDVAVILPVVNHRSENFIPTIRSILENTPGQLYVMVVGKEAYDEVMPQMEILRQEYRFSQIHVGAVHEANKRRQIAHALSTLDHGISRLTVFTEQGTYWPTKFLISAIRPFDDLELAAITVPRMAHVPALGGIWANIKAHLFSFHYSVQAEDNRAVNSLDGSALFGGPTTLVLTQHLKEDRFKNEFEKEKWFFERPGPLSGGEHFYLNRYLLEGNKKTLFLDSPKVTVSVEMNSVGEFIGEFLRTIRNNWRTCFSMAPHCAWLRIRWGHVIFPAAARMTWWPTIFFPVTLLIDIFSIILAFNYSNLNTTALTVWIVITTLVIGTQAISNLLVARRMHGNKSNVFVTLLCVLVSLPFQHTLEVLKVMAMLTYWKTDVECTQQDVNVPRGRSMPWNWGYWDDMGLVRTEIRL, translated from the coding sequence ATGTCGTACTCATTCCTCTCCGAGACAGGTGTTCTCGCCCTCTCCATCATTCTCATCACCCTCTCGACTATACGTTGGTTCGGACTCCTTATACATCACCGCGGCCGCATGGCATATCGCTTTACTCCCCGCCGTGGATTCTTCTACAACATCTTCCAGACAGACGTCGCTGTTATTCTCCCTGTCGTCAACCACCGGAGCGAAAACTTCATCCCAACTATCAGAAGCATCCTGGAGAATACCCCTGGACAACTCTATGTCATGGTTGTCGGCAAAGAGGCCTACGACGAAGTCATGCCTCAAATGGAGATTCTTAGACAAGAGTATCGATTCTCTCAAATTCACGTCGGTGCGGTGCACGAAGCTAACAAGCGTCGTCAGATTGCTCACGCTTTGAGTACTCTCGACCATGGAATTTCTAGGTTGACTGTGTTTACTGAGCAGGGCACATACTGGCCTACGAAATTCCTCATCTCCGCCATTCGTCCATTTGATGATCTCGAACTCGCTGCCATCACTGTACCTAGGATGGCGCACGTCCCAGCCTTAGGCGGTATCTGGGCaaacatcaaggcgcacctcttttccttccacTACAGTGTTCAGGCTGAGGACAATCGCGCTGTCAACAGCCTGGATGGCTCTGCCCTATTTGGTGGCCCTACAACTCTGGTGCTAACTCAACACCTGAAAGAGGACAGATTCAAGAATGAATTCGAAAAGGAGAAATGGTTCTTTGAACGGCCTGGCCCCCTCAGTGGCGGCGAGCATTTCTACCTGAATCGTTATCTCCTGGAAGGCAATAAGAAGACTCTCTTCCTGGACAGCCCCAAGGTGACGGTTTCGGTAGAGATGAACTCTGTCGGTGAGTTTATCGGCGAGTTTCTTCGCACTATTCGGAACAATTGGCGAACTTGCTTCTCCATGGCTCCCCATTGTGCTTGGTTGCGTATTCGCTGGGGACACGTTATCTTCCCAGCTGCTGCTCGTATGACCTGGTGGCCGACCATCTTCTTCCCCGTTACTCTACTGATCGATATCTTCAGTATTATACTCGCCTTCAACTACAGTAACCTCAACACGACAGCCTTGACTGTATGGATCGTCATTACTACCTTGGTGATCGGCACGCAGGCTATCTCGAACCTGCTTGTGGCTAGACGCATGCACGGCAACAAATCCAACGTCTTTGTCACACTACTTTGTGTGCTGGTAAGTCTGCCTTTTCAGCATACTCTCGAGGTTCTCAAAGTCATGGCTATGTTGACCTATTGGAAGACAGACGTTGAGTGCACCCAGCAGGACGTCAATGTACCAAGGGGAAGGAGTATGCCTTGGAACTGGGGCTACTGGGATGATATGGGGTTAGTCCGCACTGAGATACGCCTATAG